A section of the Methanoregula formicica SMSP genome encodes:
- a CDS encoding pyruvate/oxaloacetate carboxyltransferase translates to MHPASPKKVLITDTTLRDAHQSLIATRLRTEDMLPLAREIDSCGFFSVEAWGGATFDTCIRFLNDDPWDRLRALKSELKHTPIQMLLRGQNLVGYRHYPDDVVDKFVDAAHKNGVDIFRIFDALNDIRNMTRSMKRVKDNGAHLQSTISYTTSPVHSTRSFIDMAKELYALECDSICIKDMAGLIMPEQARELITGIKKAVDVKVCLHSHCTSGIAPMSYQAAISAGVDILDTAMSPIAMGTSQPPTESVVASLTGTSRDTGIDLIKLRAVRNQVLRIRDKYQGLLDPISERVDSDVLIYQLPGGMISNIVSQLKEQDALDRWDDVLAEVPRVREDLGYPPLVTPTSQIVGTQAVLNVLVNGQRYRNVTKEVKDYVRGLYGKSPGSISDEIRTLIIGDEKVITQRPADLLEPSYDSMKAEATRAGLIKKEEDVLTYILYPAIAPSFLKGERTIEEIPRKQSAPTSPSDDIPSQMEVEVDGEVFTVRIVSIGGNKVEVASAVPQKIPRGDIAGGIKSNMQGMVLKVPVSRGSAVKKGDTLVILEAMKMENPIHSPVDGKVTEIFVDAGDVVQNGDVLLVVQ, encoded by the coding sequence CCCTGCCTCTCCCAAAAAAGTCCTGATCACTGATACGACTCTCCGTGATGCACACCAGTCGCTCATTGCCACGCGGCTCAGGACCGAAGATATGCTCCCGCTTGCCCGGGAAATCGACAGTTGCGGATTCTTCTCCGTTGAAGCCTGGGGCGGTGCCACGTTCGATACCTGTATCCGGTTTCTTAACGACGATCCCTGGGACCGGTTGAGGGCACTGAAATCTGAACTCAAGCACACTCCGATTCAGATGCTCCTCCGTGGCCAGAACCTGGTCGGGTACCGCCACTATCCTGACGATGTCGTCGATAAGTTTGTTGATGCGGCGCACAAGAACGGCGTTGATATCTTCCGGATATTCGATGCGCTCAACGATATCCGGAACATGACGCGCTCCATGAAACGCGTCAAGGATAATGGGGCCCACCTGCAGAGCACCATATCCTACACGACAAGCCCGGTCCATAGTACCCGGTCATTCATCGATATGGCAAAAGAGCTCTATGCCCTTGAATGCGACTCCATCTGCATCAAGGACATGGCAGGCCTCATTATGCCGGAACAGGCACGGGAGCTCATCACGGGGATCAAGAAAGCAGTGGATGTCAAGGTCTGCCTCCACAGCCACTGCACCAGCGGCATTGCTCCCATGAGTTACCAGGCAGCAATTTCGGCAGGAGTTGACATTCTCGACACCGCGATGTCCCCCATCGCCATGGGGACTTCACAGCCCCCCACGGAAAGTGTTGTCGCATCGCTGACGGGAACATCGCGGGACACCGGTATCGACTTAATCAAACTCAGGGCAGTCAGGAACCAGGTCCTCAGGATCCGGGATAAATACCAGGGACTCCTTGACCCGATTTCCGAGAGGGTAGACAGCGATGTCCTCATCTACCAGTTACCGGGAGGAATGATCTCGAACATTGTCTCCCAGTTGAAGGAGCAGGACGCTCTTGACCGGTGGGATGATGTGCTGGCAGAAGTACCCCGCGTACGCGAAGACCTGGGCTACCCGCCGCTTGTTACCCCAACGAGCCAGATTGTCGGAACGCAGGCAGTCCTCAATGTCCTGGTCAACGGCCAGCGTTACCGGAATGTCACAAAAGAAGTCAAGGATTATGTCCGCGGCCTGTACGGCAAATCTCCCGGATCAATCAGCGACGAGATCCGTACGTTGATCATCGGCGACGAGAAGGTTATCACCCAGAGGCCGGCCGACCTGCTTGAGCCATCCTACGACAGCATGAAAGCAGAGGCAACCAGGGCAGGACTTATCAAAAAGGAAGAGGATGTCCTGACCTATATCCTGTATCCCGCCATAGCACCGTCGTTTCTCAAGGGAGAAAGGACCATCGAGGAGATTCCCCGGAAACAATCTGCTCCCACATCCCCCTCCGACGATATCCCTAGCCAGATGGAGGTCGAGGTTGACGGCGAAGTCTTTACTGTCAGGATCGTTTCTATCGGAGGGAACAAGGTTGAAGTCGCGAGCGCCGTCCCCCAGAAAATCCCCCGTGGCGACATTGCCGGAGGAATTAAGAGCAACATGCAGGGCATGGTCCTCAAGGTCCCCGTCAGCAGGGGCTCGGCTGTAAAGAAAGGTGACACCCTGGTAATTCTCGAAGCAATGAAGATGGAGAACCCGATCCACAGCCCGGTTGACGGCAAGGTCACCGAGATCTTTGTTGATGCCGGCGATGTCGTCCAGAACGGCGATGTCCTGCTGGTGGTCCAATGA